A stretch of DNA from Terriglobales bacterium:
CCCGAACCTGAGCGGTCACTGGACGCGCTGCAGGCGGGCGATCAGCTTCTGCGCCAGGTTCTCTTCCGATTCCGACCACAACAGGCGGCCGGAGATGCCGCAATCCTTCTCCACCGCCGAAGTGAATCCCACCAGCTTCTGGACGTTGGCCTTGACCTTCGCCTCCGCCTGCGAGGTCAGCGGGATGTCCTCGAACAGGAACGGGGTATCGAGCCCGCAATCCACCAGCACGTGCCCGTTCTCGCGGTAGGAGCCTTCATCGAAACTCAACCCTTGGGCGACGAAACTGACTCGCTGCGGGCGGTCGATCCAGACCTTGGGCCGCTCCTCGCTCGGTGTCCACAGGTCCCAGAGGGCCTCGAACTCGTAGGCGTAGTCCTCGTGCAGGAATTCCGCCGCCAGCTCAATGACCCGCTCCGGCTCTGCCCGGTAGTCGAAGGTCTCTTCGAAGATGCTGGGCTGGTCCCATCCCACCGGATGCACTTCAACGTGGCCGATCCCGGGGAATTGCGTCGAGTACGGGAACTGTTTCAGCACCGCCAGGGTCCGCGGCAGCATCTCGTCTGCCGCGAAGTTAGGGAACCACAGGCTGAGATAGAGCGAGTCGGCCATGTGTGCTTATTCTACAGACGGTCGGGTGCGGCCATGGTCGCCGCGGCTTTGACACTGTTTCGCGCGCACTGTTAGAGTAGGACTTCACCAGAAACCCCGCCTAGCGCGTCCCCGTCGTCTAGCCCGGCCCAGGACATCGCCCTTTCACGGCGGTAACGCGGGTTCGAATCCCGCCGGGGACGCCAACATTCCTCCCTCACGGACATCCGGGTCAGGACCCAAGCGGCAAGGTGAACGAGAACACCGAACCATGCCCCAGCTGGCTGGTCACGCTGATGGTCCCGCCGTGCAGCTCGACGATCGCCTTGGCGATGGAGAGCCCCATGCCGGTTCCCTGGATCGAAATACGCTCGTTCCTCCCGCGATAGAATTTCTCGAAGATCATCGACTGCTCGGCGTCGTCGATGCCGGGCCCATGGTCCGCGACCGAGGTCACCAGGTGCGCGTTCTGCAGCTCCGCCGTGATACGGATGGGTGTCTCCGGCGGCGAATACTTCCCTGCATTCTCCAGCAACTGGCTGAGGACCTCGGCGATCCTCTTCACGTCCATGCGCGCCGGGGGCAGGTTGGGGGGGACTTTCACCTCGACGTGATGGCGCTCCACGGAATGTCTGGCCTCCTGCAACGCCAGGTCGATCGCTTCCCGGATCTGGTGCGGTTCGAACTGGAGCTCGACCTGGTGCGCGTCCAACTGCCCGACCTCCGCGGCCTCGCCGACCAGCCGGTTGAGCCGGTCACTCTCCTCGTTGATGACCTTGGCCAGGTCCTTCACCTGGGGCTTGTCCAGCTCGACCTCGGACAAGAGAGTCTCGGCCGACGCCTTGATCGCGGTCAGGGGGGTGCGAAACTCGTGGGTCACCGAATCCAGCAGCAAGGAGCGGAGGCGGTCGCCTTCGCGGGTCGCCTCCGCCTTGGTCAGGCTTTCCATGGTGGCGGCGCGCTCGATGGCGATAGCGATCAGGCTTCCGATCGCCTCCTGCGTCTCCCGCGACAGGCTGCAACCCTGGAAGGCAATGGCGCCGATCGGGCGCACGCCGGTGCGCATGGGCATGAAGCAGAGGCCGCGCTCGCGGTCGACCACCGGCTCCCTGCTGCTGACCGCCTCCAGCTGCTCGGTGGTCACAACGGACTGGACGGAGATGTCGGAGAAGTACGTCTTCCGCTTGTTTGCGAGGAAGACGGCGGCGCCGGCTACTCCGAACGAGTCCACGATGAAGTTCGGGACCCGGTTGAGCAGGCCGAACACATTCTCGGTGACCAGAAGTTGCTGGCTGAACGCGTACAAGCGCTCCACCTCGCGACGGCGTTCGTGCGATCGCAACGCTTCCCGGCGGGCGCGCTCCGACAGGTGACTGCCGATGAGGGCGGTGACCATGAACGCGAACAACGCCACCCAGTTCTGCGGGTCGGCGATGGTCAGTTTCATCACCGGGGGCAGGAAGAAGAAGTTGTAGGCCAGCGTGGCCACGACTGCCATGAAGATGGCGCAGCGCAGGCCCCAGGAAGCTGACACCACCAGAATAGCCAGCAGGAAGGTGAAGCCCACGGTGGTGGGATTCACGCGGATCAGCCGGAGGTAGACCCACACGATCGCCATCACGATCGCCGCCGCGGAGGCGAAGCGTAATATCAGTTGCCGGGGCCCGCTCACAGGCAGGATTGTATCCGATTCGACTTTTTGCACCACCCTGGACGAGAATAGCCGCAATGCCAAAGACGCCGGAGCAGTGGCTGGAAGAAGCGCAACCGCCGAACAAGCTGGGCATCTTCAAGCTCTTCCTGGGCTACGCTCCGGGCGTGGGCAAGACCTACAACATGCTGAGCGAGGGGATCCGCCGCCGGAGCCGAGGCGAGGACATCGTGATCGGCGTGGTGGAGACCCACGGCCGCAAAGCCATCGCCGACCTGGCCACTCGGCTGGAGGCCGTTCCCCGTCGCGTGATGGAGTACAAGGGTGCGACCTTCGACGAGATGGACGTGGATGCCATCCTGGCGCGCAAACCCCAGGTCGCGCTGGTGGATGAACTGGCGCACACCAATATCGAGGGCAGCAAGCACCGCAAGCGCTACGACGACGTCATCGAGTTGCTGGACGCCAACATCAATGTCCTCTCCACCATGAACGTGCAGCACATCGAGAGCGTGACCCCCCTGGTGCAGAACATCACCGGCGTGCAGGTCCGGGAGACGGTCCCCGACTGGGTGATGCAACGGGTGGACGAGATCGTCATGGCCGACCTCACGCCAGAAGCGCTGCAGACCCGGATGCGGCGCGGCGATGTCTATTCCGTGGACCGCGCCGAAAGGGCCCTGGGCCACTTCTTCCGTCCGGGAAACCTGATGGCGCTGCGCGAGCTGGCTTTGCAGCAGGTAGCCCGCGCGGTGGACCGGGGCCTGGAGTCCTATTTCGCCAAGGAGCACCCCGGGATCGCCGCCGGCGTCCGGGAACGCATCGCGGTGTGCA
This window harbors:
- a CDS encoding ATP-binding protein, which encodes MVQKVESDTILPVSGPRQLILRFASAAAIVMAIVWVYLRLIRVNPTTVGFTFLLAILVVSASWGLRCAIFMAVVATLAYNFFFLPPVMKLTIADPQNWVALFAFMVTALIGSHLSERARREALRSHERRREVERLYAFSQQLLVTENVFGLLNRVPNFIVDSFGVAGAAVFLANKRKTYFSDISVQSVVTTEQLEAVSSREPVVDRERGLCFMPMRTGVRPIGAIAFQGCSLSRETQEAIGSLIAIAIERAATMESLTKAEATREGDRLRSLLLDSVTHEFRTPLTAIKASAETLLSEVELDKPQVKDLAKVINEESDRLNRLVGEAAEVGQLDAHQVELQFEPHQIREAIDLALQEARHSVERHHVEVKVPPNLPPARMDVKRIAEVLSQLLENAGKYSPPETPIRITAELQNAHLVTSVADHGPGIDDAEQSMIFEKFYRGRNERISIQGTGMGLSIAKAIVELHGGTISVTSQLGHGSVFSFTLPLGS
- a CDS encoding universal stress protein; its protein translation is MPKTPEQWLEEAQPPNKLGIFKLFLGYAPGVGKTYNMLSEGIRRRSRGEDIVIGVVETHGRKAIADLATRLEAVPRRVMEYKGATFDEMDVDAILARKPQVALVDELAHTNIEGSKHRKRYDDVIELLDANINVLSTMNVQHIESVTPLVQNITGVQVRETVPDWVMQRVDEIVMADLTPEALQTRMRRGDVYSVDRAERALGHFFRPGNLMALRELALQQVARAVDRGLESYFAKEHPGIAAGVRERIAVCISSNPAAQYLIARAARMAQRLDAELFVIYVDTGVDGTPENQRTLGQNIRFAEDVGAQLIKTEGKSVAEAVAKVVKEKHITQVIFGRSAQTGWKKYLYLSAIHRFLRDAPPVDVHIVSQEVK